In Gossypium arboreum isolate Shixiya-1 chromosome 3, ASM2569848v2, whole genome shotgun sequence, the sequence ACTTCAAAAGGACTTTTGGCTTTTAAAGACAACTGAACACACATCATGTCAGTGTTTTTTTTTACACTTCTAAAACGCGCTTTTCCTTAGTTGAAAAAGCTgagaattttagaattttttaagtcAAAAGTGCTTTTGACTGACTAATTACTTCTTTATCCTCAATTTTTCATGGTATATGGAcaatttcttcttcattttttcttCCATAGAATCTCTCTGGTTCTATTTTATTTCCTTCCATTCTTCCATTTTCTTCCAGGTTAGGGTGCTTTCCCTATCTCTTTTTCCTTCTACTCCCCTAATCCCATCTTCTCATTTTAATTTGTTGAGATTTAGTTTGATAAGCATGGAAGAATATCAGGAGCAGCCATCCGGAGTTATCTTTTAGATAGATCTCGTGTTTGTCAAGTTTTCGATCCGGAACGTAACTATCACTGTTTTTATCTTCTTTGTGCTGCGCCGGCGGAGGTATTTTTGTTGGTTTCTTATGAGATCATCTGACTAATAGTGAATATTAGCCATATTATTTTTCCAGTGAGGTTTAAGTTTCCATTGTTAACAGGAAGTTGAAAAGTACAAATTGGGAAAACCCCAAAGCTATCACTGGTGAGCTTCTTCTCTTCTACAcccattttttcttctttttcgtgGCATTGGAGTTACTTTTATTCAACCTTtatatttttcatcttttttcAACCGAGATGGGATACATGACCATCTAGACAACTTGGAACGGTGAACCTACTTGGCTCGCAACTTGTTTTTTTATTGTCCATTTTGTTTCTTGTTTTgactattttatatatatggatAATAGTGTGTACAAGCAGTGTTCTGGTCAGAgttaaataaagtaaaaaaaaaaaaaaagtttcaagTGCTAGGAATGGTAATCGAGTAATGAGATTGACTTGAGAAGTGTTGTTGCATATCCTCCAATTTAGGTGCAATGCTTACTGAATCTTGTAAAAATACATGGTGAGAAGAATCTGCTTGGATGCCTGGTATCTGTTGCATCTGCTCTAAGAGGTA encodes:
- the LOC108472764 gene encoding myosin-9-like isoform X1; amino-acid sequence: MDNFFFIFSSIESLWFYFISFHSSIFFQFDKHGRISGAAIRSYLLDRSRVCQVFDPERNYHCFYLLCAAPAEEVEKYKLGKPQSYHWQVMISMIIDGGGGDGKSNNLTGFEIELIRYVIVYSLINSL
- the LOC108472764 gene encoding myosin-16-like isoform X4 — protein: MDNFFFIFSSIESLWFYFISFHSSIFFQFDKHGRISGAAIRSYLLDRSRVCQVFDPERNYHCFYLLCAAPAEEVEKYKLGKPQSYHWCNAY
- the LOC108472764 gene encoding myosin-10-like isoform X2, encoding MVYGQFLLHFFFHRISLVLFYFLPFFHFLPGAAIRSYLLDRSRVCQVFDPERNYHCFYLLCAAPAEEVEKYKLGKPQSYHWQVMISMIIDGGGGDGKSNNLTGFEIELIRYVIVYSLINSL
- the LOC108472764 gene encoding myosin-16-like isoform X3, which produces MFDKHGRISGAAIRSYLLDRSRVCQVFDPERNYHCFYLLCAAPAEEVEKYKLGKPQSYHWQVMISMIIDGGGGDGKSNNLTGFEIELIRYVIVYSLINSL